Proteins from one Natrinema salifodinae genomic window:
- the rhcE gene encoding 2-keto-3-deoxy-L-rhamnonate dehydrogenase (part of the rhamnose catabolism pathway), which translates to MKAIVQTGPRSVETQERERPTPDPDEVLVKVHTAGLCGSDAHAYKYDGGYEWIPIPRIMGHEYAGEVVAAGADVETFAAGDKIVEEPIHDCGNCLQCKNGQPNVCQNFSITGMHRDGAYAEYVTVEPQHLHAVPDAVPLRHAAITEPTSIATRAVLEQSVTTPGDDVLVEGPGPIGVLVAAVADSLGANVAVSGLDQDAQYRLPLLEELGIETINTQSEDLGDRADAFTDGSGFDVVFDSTGHHTGIGTAVDYVRKGGQVVVVGIPNDASEVTLTSVVRGEVEVNTSYGSTWTNFEQALRLMERGEIAVDRILDTSYSADDPATAFEAFLDSETCKPVFQFAE; encoded by the coding sequence ATGAAAGCCATTGTTCAGACGGGCCCTCGCTCCGTGGAAACCCAGGAACGCGAGCGGCCGACGCCAGACCCAGATGAGGTGCTCGTAAAGGTCCACACAGCAGGTCTGTGTGGAAGTGATGCGCACGCATACAAATACGACGGCGGCTACGAGTGGATCCCGATCCCGCGGATCATGGGTCATGAGTACGCCGGCGAGGTAGTCGCAGCCGGTGCCGACGTCGAAACGTTCGCCGCGGGCGACAAAATCGTCGAGGAACCGATCCACGACTGCGGCAACTGTCTGCAGTGTAAGAACGGCCAGCCGAACGTCTGTCAGAACTTCTCGATCACCGGGATGCACCGCGACGGCGCCTACGCGGAGTACGTCACCGTGGAACCGCAGCACCTCCACGCCGTTCCCGACGCCGTCCCGCTTCGTCACGCGGCGATCACCGAACCGACCAGCATCGCCACCCGCGCCGTCCTCGAGCAATCCGTGACGACGCCAGGCGACGACGTTCTCGTGGAAGGGCCCGGTCCGATCGGCGTGCTTGTCGCGGCCGTCGCCGACTCGCTGGGCGCAAACGTCGCCGTCTCCGGGCTCGATCAGGACGCACAGTATCGGTTGCCGCTGCTCGAGGAACTCGGTATCGAAACGATCAACACGCAATCCGAGGATCTCGGGGATCGCGCCGACGCGTTCACCGACGGGAGCGGATTCGACGTCGTGTTCGATTCGACCGGCCATCATACCGGCATCGGGACTGCCGTCGATTACGTTCGCAAGGGCGGCCAGGTCGTCGTCGTCGGCATTCCGAACGACGCCAGTGAGGTCACGCTCACGTCGGTCGTCCGCGGTGAGGTCGAGGTCAATACCTCCTACGGCTCGACGTGGACGAATTTCGAGCAGGCGCTCCGGCTCATGGAGCGCGGTGAGATCGCCGTCGATCGGATACTCGATACGTCCTACAGTGCGGACGATCCGGCGACCGCCTTCGAGGCGTTCCTGGACTCGGAAACCTGTAAGCCGGTCTTCCAGTTCGCCGAGTGA
- a CDS encoding ABC transporter ATP-binding protein has translation MTRLELDGVTKVFGDPEKDGVVAVDELDISVPDGDFLVLLGPSGCGKTTTLRMIGGLEDPTAGEVKFDGTVVNDVKARNRDVAMVFQDFALYPHMTVRENLGFGLKREDNDMSGAEIEDRVTEVAEMLEIEELLNNKPGQLSGGQQQRVALGRAIIREPRMFLFDEPLANLDAQLRKTMRTEIDELQSEVDITSAYVTHNQEEAMTIADQIAILNHGQLQQLGTPDEVFNEPANRFVAQFVGSPNMNLFDATVEERGDAYRVETDAASFDIPERLVDTEIATDEVLVGFRPQDLSQARGRNRTVTGPTFDAEIRVIEPVGTEAVVHGDSSFGDVTAKIGGFHDLTAGAKLPLTIAPEHIYLFDAQTEELLKGRLIAERADEQASVDGVEA, from the coding sequence ATGACACGCCTCGAGTTAGACGGTGTCACGAAAGTCTTCGGTGATCCCGAGAAGGACGGTGTCGTGGCCGTCGACGAACTGGATATCTCCGTTCCCGATGGTGACTTTCTCGTCTTGTTGGGTCCCAGCGGGTGCGGGAAGACGACCACGCTTCGTATGATCGGCGGACTCGAAGATCCGACCGCGGGCGAGGTCAAATTCGATGGAACCGTCGTCAACGACGTCAAGGCGCGCAACCGGGACGTCGCGATGGTGTTCCAGGACTTCGCGCTGTACCCGCACATGACCGTCCGGGAGAACCTCGGGTTCGGTCTCAAGCGGGAAGACAACGACATGAGCGGCGCGGAGATCGAAGACCGAGTGACCGAGGTCGCCGAAATGCTGGAGATCGAAGAGTTACTGAACAACAAGCCCGGCCAGCTCTCGGGCGGCCAACAACAGCGCGTCGCGCTGGGGCGGGCGATCATCCGGGAACCGCGTATGTTCCTGTTCGACGAACCGCTGGCGAACCTCGACGCCCAACTGCGCAAGACGATGCGAACCGAGATCGACGAACTCCAGTCGGAAGTCGACATTACGTCCGCCTACGTCACGCACAATCAGGAGGAGGCGATGACCATCGCCGATCAGATCGCCATCCTCAACCACGGGCAGCTACAGCAACTCGGGACGCCGGACGAGGTGTTCAACGAGCCGGCGAACCGCTTCGTCGCGCAGTTCGTCGGCAGTCCGAACATGAATCTCTTCGATGCGACGGTCGAAGAGCGCGGAGACGCGTACCGCGTCGAGACGGACGCCGCGTCGTTCGACATCCCGGAGCGACTCGTCGACACCGAAATCGCGACGGACGAGGTACTCGTCGGGTTCCGTCCGCAGGACCTCTCTCAGGCCCGCGGCCGCAATCGGACGGTGACCGGTCCGACGTTCGACGCCGAGATCCGGGTCATCGAACCGGTCGGTACCGAGGCGGTCGTCCACGGCGATTCGAGCTTCGGCGACGTCACCGCGAAGATCGGCGGCTTCCACGATCTCACCGCCGGAGCGAAACTCCCGCTCACGATCGCTCCCGAGCACATCTACCTGTTCGACGCCCAGACCGAAGAACTGCTCAAGGGACGGCTCATCGCCGAGCGCGCCGATGAGCAGGCCTCGGTCGATGGCGTCGAAGCCTGA
- a CDS encoding carbohydrate ABC transporter permease: protein MATDTDTTDPTAEFRKNQSWLFDTTAGAYLRKTVVGLVSIVSLLYILFPLYWMVVTAFKTTQEIQRIPPTVFPENPSLEGFRLVIESSLQTGGYAGIVESIFGVTVSSAINIDVLGIIFDSLKVSIGAGVIAVILGTIASYVLSRRDFRGKNALMSVLLASLMFPGTAIMVPEWELINSLDLYNTHLSLILIYGAMTAPFVVWLMKGFFDEFPDSIIEASRIDQCSSAETFWYVIVPMARNSLIASFIFAFLLAWNELVFALTLLDNQNYTVPPGLLTFVQGFNTQWNVVAAASIIVSVPVLLGLAYIQRYFVQGLTGGAIKG, encoded by the coding sequence ATGGCAACGGATACCGACACCACCGATCCGACCGCAGAGTTCCGGAAGAATCAATCGTGGCTCTTCGACACCACCGCGGGGGCGTACCTCCGCAAAACCGTCGTCGGCCTCGTCTCGATCGTCTCCCTCCTCTACATCCTCTTCCCGCTGTACTGGATGGTCGTCACGGCGTTCAAGACCACCCAAGAGATCCAGCGGATCCCGCCGACGGTGTTCCCCGAGAACCCCTCGCTCGAGGGGTTCCGCCTGGTCATCGAATCGTCACTGCAAACGGGCGGGTACGCCGGCATCGTCGAGAGCATCTTCGGCGTCACCGTCTCGTCGGCGATCAACATCGACGTCTTAGGAATCATCTTCGACAGCCTGAAAGTCTCCATCGGGGCTGGCGTAATCGCGGTCATCCTGGGGACGATCGCGTCGTACGTCCTCTCGCGGCGGGACTTCCGTGGGAAGAACGCGCTGATGAGCGTCCTCCTCGCGTCGCTGATGTTCCCGGGGACCGCGATTATGGTCCCCGAGTGGGAGCTCATCAACTCCCTCGATCTCTACAACACGCACCTCTCGCTGATACTCATCTACGGGGCGATGACGGCGCCGTTCGTCGTCTGGCTCATGAAGGGGTTCTTTGACGAGTTCCCGGACTCGATCATCGAGGCTTCGCGCATCGATCAGTGTTCTTCCGCCGAGACGTTCTGGTACGTCATCGTTCCGATGGCGCGCAATTCACTCATCGCGTCGTTCATCTTCGCCTTCCTGCTGGCGTGGAACGAGCTGGTGTTCGCGCTGACGCTGCTGGATAACCAGAACTACACCGTCCCGCCGGGCTTGCTCACCTTCGTTCAGGGATTCAACACCCAGTGGAACGTCGTCGCCGCGGCGTCGATCATCGTCTCCGTTCCGGTGTTGCTCGGCCTGGCCTACATCCAGCGGTACTTCGTGCAGGGACTGACCGGCGGCGCTATCAAAGGATAG
- a CDS encoding carbohydrate ABC transporter permease, with amino-acid sequence MSYADQTRSAYGTVINRVPESVRVYLPIVPVMVLVGVFILYPIAQAIYSSFFDKSLLSPDEAEFVGLANYQEIWTNPDLHQVLWNTFVWVSVGSIAAIVFGFVLGWLLYEKFPYTSVASAIVLIPWVLPRVVGASIWQFMFGGDQGIINELLVQLGVIDEYMVMLGSGDLSLWPPIIGMIWRLAPLFALLTLTSLQGIDEHLYEAARMDGATPWERFRYITLPMMRYNLAIGFLLMLIYNIRNFSMVWVMTEGGPGVSSSTLPVMIYRTAFVDFNVGLASALSVLLFVVLLVFSYYYIKVYDKLQSEF; translated from the coding sequence ATGAGTTACGCAGACCAGACTCGATCGGCGTACGGGACCGTGATCAACCGCGTGCCGGAGTCGGTCAGGGTGTACCTCCCGATCGTCCCGGTGATGGTGCTCGTCGGAGTGTTCATCCTGTATCCGATCGCGCAAGCGATCTACTCCAGTTTCTTCGACAAGAGCCTCCTCTCTCCGGACGAAGCGGAGTTCGTCGGCCTGGCCAATTACCAGGAGATCTGGACCAACCCGGACCTCCATCAGGTCCTCTGGAACACGTTCGTCTGGGTCTCGGTCGGCAGCATCGCGGCGATCGTCTTCGGGTTCGTCCTCGGGTGGCTCCTGTACGAGAAGTTCCCGTACACCAGCGTCGCCAGCGCGATCGTCCTGATCCCGTGGGTGCTGCCCCGCGTCGTCGGCGCGTCGATCTGGCAGTTCATGTTCGGCGGCGACCAGGGTATCATCAACGAACTCCTCGTGCAACTGGGCGTCATCGACGAGTACATGGTGATGCTCGGATCGGGGGACCTGTCGCTGTGGCCGCCGATCATCGGCATGATCTGGCGGCTCGCGCCGCTGTTTGCCCTGTTGACGCTCACGTCGTTGCAGGGGATCGACGAACACCTGTACGAGGCCGCGCGGATGGACGGGGCGACGCCCTGGGAACGATTTCGCTACATCACCCTTCCGATGATGCGGTACAACCTCGCCATCGGGTTCCTGCTAATGTTGATCTACAACATCCGGAACTTCTCGATGGTGTGGGTGATGACGGAGGGCGGACCGGGCGTCTCCAGCAGTACGCTCCCGGTGATGATCTACCGGACGGCGTTCGTCGACTTCAACGTCGGACTCGCATCGGCGCTGTCGGTGCTCCTGTTCGTCGTCCTGCTGGTGTTCTCGTACTACTACATCAAGGTCTACGACAAGCTTCAGAGTGAGTTCTAA
- a CDS encoding ABC transporter substrate-binding protein, with translation MAAGVAGCVGGGGSEGLDFWLFGGTPAEREYISSHYSNYDGDVNYQHQEWGQKYQIIASAAANNNLPAVMAGQAQQVPDYVGAGAIEPLDGDAFGDRLDEINDIFVEANLETLRYADVGDYDGERQYALPGGYADMGPFVDIRTDYMERTSFDEPPRTWPELVQLAEEMQELDEVDSAVTTSGNDQGLTAGYFIGFVYANGGRYYDPDSLEATVDQPGFVEAVELYEELASSGLFPSAIAENDHIEAGRRLIEGNSGIFITYSHANAVMETIDAPDEWYDGEGHIVTRAPLPESPSGNFEPRDLLLQNAQAFMLANGTEDDDERESAFEFIEWWNGEDQLAPWTGDPDNDVGIRGRVPTLQSAFDDPPELMRTEFGDLITLYEDDDLFNNTARFPSFSGLASVQSIINRTVLQPVMLGEATAEEACSDANDQIQDVIDDELA, from the coding sequence ATGGCGGCCGGCGTCGCCGGCTGCGTGGGGGGTGGCGGTTCGGAGGGGCTGGACTTCTGGCTGTTCGGCGGCACGCCGGCCGAGCGGGAGTACATCAGTAGCCACTACAGCAACTACGACGGCGACGTCAACTATCAGCACCAGGAGTGGGGGCAGAAATACCAGATCATCGCCTCGGCGGCGGCGAACAATAACCTTCCCGCCGTGATGGCCGGCCAGGCCCAGCAGGTTCCGGACTACGTCGGAGCCGGTGCCATCGAGCCGTTAGACGGCGACGCGTTCGGGGATCGGTTAGACGAGATCAACGACATCTTCGTGGAGGCGAACCTCGAGACGCTCCGGTACGCCGACGTGGGCGACTACGACGGCGAGCGACAGTACGCGCTTCCCGGCGGCTACGCCGACATGGGGCCGTTCGTCGATATCCGGACGGACTACATGGAGCGGACCAGCTTCGACGAACCGCCACGCACGTGGCCGGAGCTCGTCCAGTTGGCCGAGGAGATGCAGGAGCTAGACGAGGTGGATTCGGCCGTGACCACCTCGGGGAACGATCAGGGGTTGACGGCCGGCTACTTCATCGGCTTCGTCTACGCGAACGGGGGGCGATACTACGACCCCGACTCGCTCGAAGCGACCGTCGATCAGCCGGGCTTCGTCGAGGCCGTCGAACTCTACGAGGAACTCGCGAGCAGCGGGCTCTTCCCCAGCGCGATCGCCGAGAACGACCACATCGAGGCCGGTCGGCGGCTGATCGAGGGGAACTCGGGCATCTTCATCACGTATTCGCACGCCAACGCGGTGATGGAGACGATCGATGCTCCGGACGAGTGGTACGACGGCGAGGGCCACATCGTTACGCGCGCGCCGCTGCCCGAGAGCCCGTCCGGAAACTTCGAACCGCGCGACCTGCTCCTGCAGAACGCCCAGGCGTTCATGTTGGCGAATGGGACCGAGGACGACGACGAGCGCGAGTCCGCCTTCGAGTTCATCGAGTGGTGGAACGGCGAGGACCAACTCGCGCCGTGGACCGGCGATCCCGACAACGACGTCGGCATCCGCGGACGGGTGCCGACGCTCCAGAGCGCGTTCGACGACCCGCCGGAGCTCATGCGGACGGAGTTCGGCGACCTGATCACGCTCTACGAGGACGACGACCTGTTCAACAACACCGCGCGGTTCCCGTCGTTCTCCGGACTCGCGTCGGTCCAGAGCATCATCAACCGAACCGTACTGCAGCCGGTGATGCTCGGCGAGGCGACCGCCGAAGAAGCCTGCAGCGACGCGAACGATCAGATTCAGGACGTCATCGACGACGAACTCGCCTGA
- a CDS encoding LUD domain-containing protein, which yields MATTLSSFESSLDEVGVSVTYADRASFRDRIDETVTAPAVGVALEESFDDPALSLTDTTVEVDPTPAALRDATTGVTGAQLGVADYGSLLLTPTDQASELVSLFVDRHVAVLRESDVVSDMDAAVDAVYDEIDRTGGSAILATGPSATADMGALVEGVHAPRDVHVLVLEEKEEEGA from the coding sequence ATGGCAACCACGCTCTCATCGTTCGAGTCGTCGCTCGACGAGGTCGGCGTCTCGGTGACGTACGCGGATCGAGCGTCGTTTCGCGACCGGATCGACGAGACGGTTACGGCACCGGCGGTCGGCGTCGCGCTCGAGGAATCGTTCGACGACCCGGCGCTCTCGCTAACCGACACGACCGTCGAGGTCGACCCCACGCCCGCAGCGTTGCGCGACGCGACGACCGGCGTGACGGGGGCACAATTGGGCGTCGCCGACTACGGCTCGCTGTTGCTGACGCCGACGGACCAGGCGAGCGAACTGGTGAGCCTGTTCGTCGATCGGCACGTCGCCGTCCTCCGGGAATCCGACGTCGTCTCGGACATGGACGCCGCCGTCGACGCGGTTTACGACGAGATCGATCGCACCGGTGGCAGCGCGATTCTGGCAACTGGTCCGAGCGCGACGGCGGACATGGGGGCGCTCGTCGAGGGCGTGCACGCACCGCGAGACGTCCACGTGCTCGTTCTGGAGGAGAAAGAGGAAGAGGGGGCCTGA
- a CDS encoding LUD domain-containing protein: protein MASADELRELMRTEGAAVATNAQAFNEGRYESVSELDDYEALKREARAIKEDAIERLPELLDQVTETVEANGGTVYIADDAADANEYIRSVVDDRDAERVVKSKSMTSEELEVNEALAADGVDVVETDLGEWVLQVADEAPSHIVAPAIHKSREAIAELFNERFDPDEPLETAEELTRFAREQLGERIVDAEVGLTGANFIAAETGTMALVTSEGNARKTVAATDTHVAVAGVEKLVPTVADLHPFIELIGRSGTGQDITSYVSLLTPPVETPVVDFSDETTPLSAFDSDREFHLVLVDNGRLAMRDDEQLRETLYCIRCSACSNSCANFQSVGGHAFGGETYSGGIATGWEAGIEGQDVAAEFNDLCTGCTRCVNACPVKIDIPWINTVVRDRSNRDGEAPAEWLVDGLTPDEEDDGAPLQKRFFGNFETVAKLGSAAAPVSNWLVDTDVSRQFMARLLGIDPRRDLPTFERETLVEWVADRDSTVTDPDRRAVLYPDLYTNHVQVERGKAAVEVLEALGVDVVVPKVPSSGRAPLSQGMVATATDHAERVTETLAPYIEAGRDIIVIEPSDYAMFQREYEKLLDEPTFAALAEDSYEVVEYVYGLLENGADASALPDVDGDEVAYHSHCQQRTLGLEAHTVAVLEARGYDVVTSDVECCGMAGSFGYKSDYYELSMDVGDRLRDQLRADGVRGRPVVASGTSCLEQIDALLERQPRHPIELLAE from the coding sequence ATGGCGTCTGCAGACGAACTCCGCGAGCTGATGCGGACTGAGGGAGCGGCCGTCGCGACGAACGCGCAGGCGTTCAACGAGGGACGCTACGAATCGGTCTCCGAACTCGACGATTACGAAGCGCTGAAGCGCGAGGCGCGAGCGATCAAGGAAGACGCGATCGAACGCCTGCCCGAGTTACTCGATCAGGTGACCGAGACCGTCGAGGCAAACGGCGGGACGGTGTACATCGCCGACGACGCCGCCGACGCGAACGAGTACATCCGATCGGTCGTCGACGACCGGGACGCCGAGCGGGTCGTCAAGAGCAAGTCGATGACCAGCGAGGAACTCGAGGTCAACGAGGCGCTGGCGGCGGACGGCGTCGACGTCGTCGAGACGGATCTGGGCGAGTGGGTGCTCCAAGTGGCCGACGAGGCGCCCTCGCACATCGTCGCACCGGCTATTCACAAGTCCCGCGAGGCCATCGCGGAGTTGTTCAACGAGCGCTTCGACCCCGACGAGCCCCTGGAAACAGCCGAAGAACTGACCCGCTTCGCCCGCGAGCAGCTCGGCGAACGGATCGTCGACGCCGAGGTCGGGCTGACCGGTGCGAACTTCATCGCGGCCGAGACCGGGACGATGGCACTGGTTACGAGCGAGGGCAACGCCCGCAAGACCGTGGCCGCAACGGACACGCACGTTGCGGTCGCGGGCGTCGAGAAGCTCGTTCCGACCGTCGCGGACCTCCATCCGTTCATCGAACTCATCGGGCGGTCCGGAACCGGCCAAGATATCACGTCCTACGTCTCGCTCCTGACGCCACCCGTGGAGACGCCGGTCGTCGACTTTTCGGACGAGACGACGCCGCTCTCCGCGTTCGATAGCGATCGCGAGTTCCACCTGGTGCTCGTCGACAACGGTCGCCTGGCGATGCGCGACGACGAGCAACTCCGCGAGACGCTGTACTGCATCCGGTGTTCGGCTTGCTCGAACTCGTGTGCGAACTTCCAGAGCGTCGGCGGCCACGCCTTCGGCGGCGAGACGTACTCGGGCGGTATCGCGACCGGGTGGGAGGCCGGCATCGAGGGGCAGGACGTCGCCGCGGAGTTCAACGACCTCTGTACCGGCTGCACCCGGTGTGTGAACGCCTGTCCGGTGAAGATCGACATCCCGTGGATCAACACCGTCGTCAGGGATCGCAGCAATCGCGATGGAGAGGCTCCCGCCGAGTGGCTCGTCGACGGGCTGACGCCCGACGAAGAGGACGACGGGGCGCCGTTACAGAAGCGCTTCTTCGGGAACTTCGAGACGGTGGCGAAGCTCGGCAGCGCCGCGGCCCCGGTCTCGAACTGGCTCGTCGACACCGACGTCTCCCGTCAGTTCATGGCGCGGCTACTGGGTATCGACCCCCGCCGCGACCTGCCGACGTTCGAGCGGGAGACGCTCGTCGAGTGGGTCGCCGACCGCGACTCGACGGTCACCGATCCCGATCGGCGGGCCGTCCTCTATCCGGATCTCTACACGAACCACGTTCAGGTCGAGCGCGGAAAGGCCGCCGTCGAGGTCCTCGAGGCGCTCGGCGTCGACGTCGTCGTCCCGAAGGTGCCGTCCAGTGGGCGGGCGCCGCTCTCCCAGGGGATGGTCGCGACGGCGACGGACCACGCCGAGCGGGTCACCGAGACGCTCGCCCCGTACATCGAAGCGGGGCGGGATATCATCGTTATCGAGCCGAGCGACTACGCGATGTTTCAGCGGGAGTACGAGAAGCTCCTGGACGAGCCGACGTTCGCTGCGCTCGCCGAGGACAGCTACGAAGTGGTGGAGTACGTCTACGGACTCCTCGAGAACGGTGCCGACGCGTCGGCGCTTCCCGACGTCGACGGCGACGAAGTCGCCTATCACAGCCACTGTCAACAGCGCACGCTCGGATTGGAGGCCCACACCGTCGCCGTCCTCGAAGCGCGCGGCTACGACGTGGTCACGTCGGACGTGGAGTGTTGCGGAATGGCCGGCAGCTTCGGCTACAAGTCCGACTACTACGAACTGAGTATGGACGTCGGCGACCGACTGCGAGACCAGCTCCGGGCCGACGGCGTCCGCGGCCGGCCGGTCGTCGCCAGCGGGACGTCCTGTCTCGAACAGATCGACGCGCTGCTGGAGCGCCAGCCCCGTCACCCGATCGAACTACTGGCTGAGTGA
- a CDS encoding GntP family permease — protein sequence MVGASILAANIGIAVAIVLLLIIVLDINPAVSLIVGALYMGIASGLGLNETVASIGAGFGDLMQGIGIPIIFGIMIGMLLARCGGATQIATTLTAAVPSRYVPYALGLSGAIVAVPVFFDVAFLVLIPMVIALWQETDLSYPVVIGSLVIGAAGAHTFVPPTPNPLAAPELLEFGLGEMMVAGLVVGFPAVALAIAVYVRVVERLWDREDDIAEIPFEEADDARTDRPSFVASLLPIATPIFLILLQTTAEAVTGEPNVYLDFLGSRIIALLAGLVIAIGVYVRTVGPDDLSDAFSDATRPAGLVLTITGAGGAFGYVIQETQAADALVELIGVSGDGVVIVLLAFAIGLVMRVSQGSGTVAGITAMTIMGGVETTVAGSAIALASLSGGMSIGHINDSGFWVVTELSGLEVTGGLKTYTLSEAILSAFGLVGAIGIAVVA from the coding sequence ATGGTCGGAGCATCCATCCTAGCCGCGAATATCGGTATCGCCGTCGCGATAGTTCTCTTGTTGATCATCGTCCTCGATATCAACCCCGCCGTCTCGTTGATCGTGGGTGCGTTGTACATGGGTATCGCATCCGGACTGGGACTAAACGAGACGGTCGCGAGTATCGGAGCGGGATTCGGAGACCTCATGCAGGGGATCGGCATTCCGATCATCTTCGGAATCATGATCGGCATGTTACTGGCGCGGTGTGGCGGTGCGACGCAGATCGCGACCACGCTTACCGCCGCAGTCCCGTCGCGGTACGTCCCGTACGCGCTCGGGTTGTCCGGTGCGATCGTCGCGGTTCCGGTGTTCTTCGACGTCGCGTTCTTGGTGCTGATCCCGATGGTGATCGCGCTCTGGCAAGAGACGGACCTCTCCTATCCGGTCGTCATCGGCTCGCTCGTCATCGGAGCGGCCGGGGCACACACGTTCGTTCCGCCGACGCCGAATCCGCTCGCGGCTCCGGAACTGCTCGAATTCGGGCTCGGCGAGATGATGGTCGCCGGACTGGTGGTCGGGTTCCCGGCGGTCGCGCTCGCGATAGCCGTCTACGTCCGCGTCGTCGAACGCCTCTGGGATCGCGAGGACGATATCGCGGAAATTCCCTTCGAAGAAGCCGACGACGCGCGGACCGACCGTCCCTCGTTCGTCGCGTCGTTGCTCCCGATCGCGACGCCGATCTTCCTCATTCTTCTGCAAACCACGGCGGAGGCCGTTACCGGCGAGCCGAACGTCTACCTCGACTTCCTCGGGAGTCGCATCATCGCACTGCTCGCCGGCCTGGTGATCGCGATCGGCGTGTACGTGCGAACCGTCGGACCAGATGACCTCTCGGATGCGTTCTCCGATGCGACTCGACCGGCCGGCCTCGTGCTGACGATTACCGGTGCCGGGGGTGCCTTCGGGTACGTCATTCAGGAGACCCAAGCGGCGGATGCGCTCGTGGAGCTCATCGGCGTCAGCGGTGACGGTGTCGTTATCGTCCTGTTGGCCTTCGCGATCGGACTCGTTATGCGCGTTTCACAGGGTTCGGGGACAGTAGCGGGGATAACGGCGATGACGATTATGGGCGGTGTCGAGACGACCGTGGCGGGATCTGCGATCGCGCTGGCGTCGCTGTCGGGCGGAATGAGCATCGGTCACATCAACGACAGCGGCTTCTGGGTCGTGACCGAACTATCGGGCCTCGAAGTGACCGGCGGGCTGAAGACCTACACCCTGAGCGAGGCGATTCTCTCCGCGTTCGGCCTCGTCGGAGCGATCGGCATCGCCGTCGTCGCGTAG
- the rhcC gene encoding L-rhamnono-1,4-lactonase, with product MIDTHTHAWGAASADHPWVNGPILDLVDEFDVHTVYTADRLLSDMDRHGIDEAVVVGYPICDWTDNWYTRRVAAASDRLYGIVMLDPFAEDAADQLRRCLATDGVLGFRLGAACPSDRMWETFDPSVTWLRDAIEETAFWEAAVETDATVQILCDHRQLDQALELVERYPELTYLFDHFAHAGPDTPTDEGTFAQFAELAAYDTVAVKVSEIPHMSETTFPYEDMHDHVRWFLETFGRERVVWGSDYPNVSDVASYAEARNWLREVDSLSDADRAWLTEKSFRRHVGLD from the coding sequence ATGATTGATACCCACACTCACGCGTGGGGCGCAGCGAGCGCGGACCATCCCTGGGTGAACGGACCGATACTGGATCTCGTCGACGAGTTCGACGTCCACACGGTCTACACGGCCGATCGACTGCTGTCCGATATGGACCGACACGGAATCGACGAGGCCGTCGTCGTCGGCTATCCGATCTGCGACTGGACGGACAACTGGTACACGCGACGGGTCGCCGCGGCGTCCGACCGACTGTACGGTATCGTGATGCTCGATCCGTTCGCCGAGGACGCGGCCGATCAGCTCCGACGCTGTCTGGCGACGGACGGCGTCCTCGGCTTCCGCCTCGGTGCGGCTTGCCCCTCCGACCGAATGTGGGAGACGTTCGATCCCAGCGTCACCTGGCTCCGGGACGCCATCGAGGAGACGGCGTTCTGGGAGGCGGCCGTCGAGACGGACGCGACCGTCCAGATCCTCTGTGACCACCGACAGTTGGACCAGGCGCTCGAACTCGTCGAACGGTATCCCGAACTCACGTACCTGTTCGACCACTTCGCGCACGCAGGGCCGGACACGCCGACCGACGAGGGGACGTTCGCGCAGTTCGCCGAGCTCGCGGCGTACGACACCGTCGCGGTGAAAGTCTCGGAGATCCCCCACATGTCGGAGACGACGTTTCCGTACGAGGACATGCACGATCACGTGCGGTGGTTCCTCGAGACGTTCGGCCGCGAGCGCGTCGTCTGGGGATCGGACTATCCGAACGTGAGCGACGTCGCGAGCTACGCCGAGGCCCGAAACTGGCTCCGTGAGGTCGACTCGCTCTCGGACGCGGACCGCGCCTGGCTAACGGAGAAGTCGTTCCGGCGCCACGTCGGCCTGGATTAG
- a CDS encoding L-rhamnose mutarotase yields MERIAFHLRIEDGKRSAYRDEHEAVPDALESAYLDSDAGLETYSVFEKDGHVFGYMEVEDPDAIREVMAESDAQADWDEVMESILVDEDEPWMDEVYRMS; encoded by the coding sequence ATGGAACGAATAGCGTTCCACCTCCGTATCGAGGACGGAAAGCGATCGGCGTATCGAGACGAACACGAGGCCGTTCCGGACGCGCTCGAGTCGGCGTATCTCGACTCCGACGCTGGGCTGGAGACCTACAGCGTCTTCGAGAAGGACGGCCACGTCTTCGGATACATGGAGGTCGAGGACCCCGACGCGATCCGCGAGGTCATGGCGGAGAGCGACGCACAGGCGGACTGGGACGAAGTCATGGAGTCGATCCTCGTCGACGAGGACGAGCCGTGGATGGACGAAGTGTACCGGATGAGTTGA